A window of uncultured Litoreibacter sp. contains these coding sequences:
- the hisN gene encoding histidinol-phosphatase codes for MDERTQMACRSLAGALADAARGETLRFFRQTGLRADNKAADGFDPVTEGDRAAEEAMRALIETRRPSDGILGEEFGQKPSESGLTWVLDPIDGTRGYVAGTPTWGTLIALHDGIKPVLGVIDQPYIGERFIGGLGEARMTGPQGMRNLYVSGVTALEDAMIFTTFPEVGTPDEAAAFRRVAEHCKLTRYGMDCYAYALLAAGQIDLVIEAGLQPYDIQAPIAVVEAAGGIVTNWTGGPADKGGQAIAAATPELHAAAMALLDPA; via the coding sequence ATGGACGAACGTACGCAAATGGCATGCCGCTCTCTAGCGGGGGCCTTGGCGGACGCGGCGCGGGGCGAAACGCTGCGTTTTTTCCGCCAGACCGGGCTGCGCGCCGACAACAAGGCAGCCGACGGGTTTGACCCCGTCACCGAAGGCGACCGCGCCGCCGAAGAGGCGATGCGCGCCTTGATCGAGACGCGTCGGCCGTCGGACGGCATTTTGGGCGAGGAATTTGGCCAGAAACCCAGCGAGTCTGGCCTGACCTGGGTGCTGGACCCAATCGACGGAACACGCGGCTATGTTGCCGGGACACCGACCTGGGGCACGCTGATTGCGCTGCATGACGGGATCAAACCGGTGCTGGGTGTGATCGATCAGCCCTATATCGGCGAGCGGTTTATTGGCGGGCTTGGCGAGGCGCGGATGACGGGGCCGCAAGGTATGCGGAATTTGTACGTCTCAGGCGTGACCGCACTGGAAGACGCGATGATCTTCACCACTTTCCCGGAGGTCGGCACGCCAGATGAGGCCGCCGCTTTTCGTCGCGTCGCGGAGCACTGCAAACTGACGCGCTACGGCATGGATTGCTACGCATACGCCCTTTTGGCTGCAGGCCAAATTGATCTGGTGATCGAGGCCGGGTTGCAGCCCTATGATATCCAGGCGCCGATCGCCGTGGTCGAGGCGGCGGGCGGCATCGTGACCAACTGGACCGGCGGGCCCGCAGACAAGGGCGGGCAGGCCATTGCGGCGGCCACGCCGGAACTGCATGCCGCCGCAATGGCGTTGCTGGACCCCGCCTGA
- a CDS encoding 8-oxoguanine deaminase: MAELLIKGADVVVTMDDAQRELKGADIVVRDGVVADVGTGLATTGDIIDAAGCVVTPGLVNTHHHLFQTMTRAVPAAQDAALFGWLQTLYPIWSRLGPEHLFTSTQIGLAELALSGCSMTSDHLYLFPNGGRLDDTIEAAREVGLRFHATRGSMSIGESKGGLPPDALVEDEAAILEDCIRVVDAFHDPKTGAMTRVALAPCSPFSVSRELMRETAVLARDKGVMLHTHLAENDEDIAFSQSAFGCRPGQYAEELGWVGADVWHAHCVKLDRDEIDLFAHTRTGVAHCPCSNCRLGSGIAPVIDMQAAGVPVGLGVDGSASNDAGNLISEARQAMLLQRVAHGGDAFSARAALELATRGGAEVLGRAQECGQIARGFRADIAIWDVSGVESAGSWDPAALVLAGPTRVRDLLVEGRGIVRDGQVRSFDLPGAIQQQNKMVRQLLA, from the coding sequence ATGGCAGAGCTGCTGATCAAAGGCGCTGACGTCGTTGTCACCATGGACGATGCCCAGCGGGAATTGAAAGGCGCGGATATTGTGGTGCGCGACGGCGTCGTCGCGGATGTGGGCACAGGGCTGGCCACGACGGGCGACATCATTGACGCTGCGGGCTGTGTGGTGACGCCGGGGCTGGTCAATACCCATCACCACCTGTTCCAAACCATGACCCGCGCCGTCCCGGCGGCGCAGGACGCGGCGCTGTTTGGATGGCTGCAGACGCTCTACCCGATCTGGTCCCGGCTGGGGCCGGAACATCTGTTCACCTCTACCCAGATTGGCTTGGCGGAACTGGCCTTGTCCGGCTGCTCGATGACGTCTGACCATCTGTACCTGTTCCCCAATGGGGGCCGGCTGGACGACACCATCGAGGCCGCGCGGGAGGTCGGGCTGCGGTTTCACGCAACGCGTGGCTCAATGAGCATTGGCGAAAGCAAGGGCGGGTTGCCGCCGGATGCGCTGGTCGAAGACGAGGCGGCAATCCTTGAGGACTGCATCCGCGTCGTGGACGCGTTTCATGACCCAAAGACGGGCGCAATGACGCGGGTGGCATTGGCGCCATGTTCTCCGTTCTCGGTGAGCCGCGAACTGATGCGCGAGACAGCGGTTCTGGCGCGCGACAAGGGCGTGATGCTGCACACCCACCTTGCAGAGAATGACGAGGACATCGCCTTCAGCCAATCGGCGTTCGGATGCCGCCCCGGCCAATATGCGGAAGAACTGGGATGGGTCGGCGCTGACGTTTGGCACGCGCACTGCGTCAAGCTGGACAGAGATGAAATCGATTTGTTCGCGCATACCCGCACCGGCGTGGCGCATTGCCCGTGTTCAAACTGCAGGTTGGGATCCGGCATCGCGCCAGTTATCGATATGCAGGCCGCGGGCGTCCCCGTTGGGTTGGGCGTGGACGGGTCCGCATCCAACGACGCCGGGAACCTGATTTCAGAGGCGCGGCAGGCGATGTTGCTGCAGCGCGTGGCGCATGGGGGCGACGCGTTCTCGGCCCGCGCGGCGTTGGAGCTGGCGACACGTGGCGGGGCAGAGGTGCTGGGGCGCGCGCAGGAATGCGGGCAGATCGCGCGGGGCTTCCGCGCGGATATTGCGATTTGGGACGTTTCGGGCGTGGAAAGCGCGGGGTCCTGGGACCCGGCAGCGCTTGTGCTTGCCGGACCGACACGGGTGCGAGACCTTCTTGTGGAAGGGCGGGGCATTGTGCGCGACGGGCAGGTGCGGAGCTTTGATCTACCGGGCGCGATTCAACAGCAGAACAAGATGGTGCGCCAACTATTGGCCTAG
- a CDS encoding CAP domain-containing protein — MMKIHTAMTAGLLILAACGPDAEPETTVDWAVFDAPRAAQSEVAAPVDAGDLGSILNARRAENGLAALVASPKLAAAAQVHAQDMAAQGYFSHISPGGSKPSDRVRAQGYQFCFVAENIAQGQPTAARVMESWMASAGHRRNNLNKKATEYGVGRAAGNNWVLVLAAPC; from the coding sequence ATGATGAAGATCCATACAGCGATGACAGCCGGTCTGTTGATATTGGCGGCCTGCGGGCCGGATGCCGAGCCTGAAACCACAGTGGATTGGGCGGTGTTCGACGCCCCACGGGCTGCTCAGTCCGAGGTCGCTGCGCCCGTCGATGCGGGCGATCTGGGAAGCATTTTGAACGCGCGGCGGGCCGAGAATGGGCTTGCGGCATTGGTGGCCTCGCCAAAATTGGCAGCCGCCGCGCAAGTGCACGCACAGGACATGGCCGCGCAGGGCTATTTTTCGCATATCTCACCCGGCGGATCGAAGCCATCCGACCGCGTCCGCGCGCAAGGATACCAGTTCTGCTTTGTTGCCGAAAACATCGCGCAAGGTCAGCCGACAGCGGCGCGGGTGATGGAGTCGTGGATGGCCAGTGCCGGGCATCGGCGCAACAACCTCAACAAGAAGGCGACCGAGTACGGAGTTGGACGTGCAGCTGGCAACAACTGGGTTTTGGTCCTGGCGGCCCCCTGCTGA
- the guaD gene encoding guanine deaminase, translated as MGMTTTPQILLGQTLGFTANPFADGVAAAQHHRHGAVLVEAGHVAWVGPADQLQKPPNAQTTDYGDKLIMAGFVDAHLHYPQTAMIASWGKRLIDWLNDYTFPEEARFGDPAYAATIAARYFDLAQSHGTTTMCSYATIHPESVEAYFSEAQARGLRALAGKTCMDRNAIPALQDSAQSAYDDSKALLEKWHGVDRLGYVITPRFSPTSTPEQLNALGALWAEHPDCLMQTHLSEQLEEIAWVKSLFPAACDYLDTYEAHGLLGENAVFGHAIHLEPREKDRIREVGAGLVHCPTSNTFIGSGIFDLAGLTAAGHRVGLATDTGGGSSFSMLRTMAAAYELGQLNGAALHPAQLLWLATQGSAQTLHLESNIGNLAPGMEADLVVLDLASTPAIAQRAARAETVWEAIFPTIMMGDDRAISDMWIGGARRTG; from the coding sequence ATGGGTATGACCACAACCCCTCAGATCTTGCTCGGCCAAACCCTAGGTTTCACCGCGAACCCATTTGCCGATGGTGTGGCCGCCGCGCAGCATCATCGCCACGGCGCGGTCTTGGTTGAAGCGGGACATGTGGCGTGGGTTGGGCCTGCCGACCAATTGCAAAAGCCACCGAACGCCCAGACTACGGACTATGGTGACAAGCTGATCATGGCGGGATTTGTTGATGCGCATTTGCATTACCCGCAGACCGCGATGATCGCCAGCTGGGGCAAGCGGCTAATTGACTGGCTCAACGACTACACCTTCCCCGAAGAGGCGCGGTTTGGCGATCCTGCCTACGCCGCCACCATTGCCGCGCGATATTTCGACCTGGCGCAGTCCCACGGCACCACGACCATGTGCAGCTACGCCACCATCCATCCCGAAAGCGTGGAGGCGTATTTTTCAGAGGCGCAGGCACGCGGCCTGCGCGCGCTTGCTGGCAAGACCTGCATGGACCGCAATGCCATCCCCGCGCTGCAAGACAGCGCGCAAAGTGCCTATGACGACAGCAAGGCCTTGCTGGAAAAATGGCACGGTGTGGACCGGTTGGGCTACGTCATTACCCCTCGGTTTTCGCCGACTTCAACGCCAGAACAACTCAACGCGCTCGGCGCGCTTTGGGCGGAACACCCGGACTGCCTGATGCAAACCCATCTCTCGGAACAGTTGGAGGAGATCGCTTGGGTCAAATCTCTCTTTCCGGCCGCGTGCGACTATCTGGACACGTATGAGGCCCACGGGCTTTTGGGCGAGAACGCCGTCTTTGGACATGCCATCCATCTGGAGCCGCGCGAAAAGGACCGTATTCGGGAGGTCGGCGCAGGACTGGTTCATTGCCCGACCTCCAACACGTTCATCGGCTCCGGCATCTTCGACTTGGCGGGGCTGACAGCCGCGGGGCACCGGGTCGGGCTAGCCACCGATACTGGCGGCGGGTCCTCGTTCTCCATGCTCCGCACGATGGCTGCGGCCTATGAGCTAGGCCAGCTCAACGGTGCCGCGTTGCATCCGGCCCAGCTGCTTTGGCTGGCCACGCAAGGGTCGGCGCAAACACTTCATCTGGAGAGCAATATCGGCAATCTGGCGCCGGGAATGGAGGCCGATCTGGTCGTCCTCGACCTCGCCTCAACGCCCGCAATCGCTCAGCGCGCCGCGCGGGCGGAGACGGTATGGGAAGCCATATTTCCCACCATCATGATGGGCGATGATCGCGCCATTTCAGACATGTGGATCGGCGGAGCGCGGCGGACGGGCTAA
- the mgtE gene encoding magnesium transporter has translation MSGQDTDAKDTVPEATEDGYQLDRSLVQQVLEAIDTADATALDSLLEPLHPADIADLLEQISGPERRSLLSLWSTGLDGEVLSELGESLREEVIEYLPNHVLVGAVRELESDDVVDLIEDLEDDQQELILEALDDADRAVVEDALSYPEFSAGRLMQREMVVAPDHWNVGQVIDFMRRHDDLPEQFYHVILVDPAYHPTGYVTLGRILGEKRAHLLRDMTEDSFRTIPASQPEGDVAYAFNQYHLISAPVVDEDERLVGVITIDDAMVVLDEEAEEDILRLAGVGGDESISDRTLETVRQRFPWLAVNLVTAILASLVIAQFEEILSQIVALAVLMPIVASMGGNAGTQSLTVAVRAIATRDLTGANLLRVVRREAVAGLVNGLIFAVVMGVIGVLWFGTPLLGVVIAAAMVVNMVVAALAGILIPIGLEKLGVDPALASGAFVTTVTDVVGFFAFLGLAAVMLI, from the coding sequence ATGAGCGGGCAGGACACAGACGCAAAAGACACCGTCCCGGAAGCAACAGAGGACGGCTACCAGCTGGATCGCAGCCTTGTGCAGCAGGTGCTGGAGGCGATTGATACCGCCGACGCCACGGCGCTTGATTCGCTGCTTGAACCGTTACACCCCGCCGACATAGCCGACCTGCTGGAACAGATAAGCGGGCCGGAACGACGCTCGTTGCTGTCCCTATGGTCAACCGGTCTGGACGGGGAGGTCCTTTCCGAGCTTGGGGAGTCGCTGCGCGAAGAGGTGATCGAGTACCTGCCCAACCACGTGTTGGTGGGCGCTGTGCGCGAGTTGGAATCAGATGACGTCGTCGACCTGATCGAAGACCTTGAGGACGACCAGCAAGAGCTGATCCTTGAGGCGCTGGACGACGCGGACCGTGCGGTGGTCGAGGACGCGCTGAGCTACCCTGAGTTTTCTGCCGGCCGCCTGATGCAGCGCGAGATGGTGGTGGCCCCCGATCACTGGAATGTCGGACAGGTTATCGACTTCATGCGCCGGCATGACGACCTGCCAGAGCAATTCTACCACGTGATCTTGGTCGACCCAGCCTATCACCCGACCGGGTACGTCACCTTGGGCCGTATCCTCGGAGAAAAGCGCGCGCATCTTTTACGGGACATGACCGAGGACAGCTTTCGCACCATCCCCGCCTCGCAACCCGAAGGTGACGTGGCCTATGCGTTCAATCAATACCACCTGATCTCTGCCCCCGTGGTGGACGAGGATGAACGGCTGGTCGGCGTGATCACCATCGACGACGCCATGGTCGTGCTGGATGAGGAGGCCGAAGAGGACATCTTGCGCCTTGCTGGGGTTGGGGGCGACGAAAGCATTTCGGACCGGACGCTAGAGACCGTCAGGCAGCGCTTCCCCTGGCTGGCAGTGAATTTGGTCACCGCTATCCTGGCCTCGCTGGTGATTGCACAATTTGAAGAGATACTCAGTCAGATCGTGGCATTGGCGGTACTGATGCCGATTGTGGCGTCCATGGGCGGCAACGCGGGCACTCAGTCGCTGACCGTTGCCGTGCGCGCTATTGCGACGCGGGATTTGACCGGCGCCAACCTGCTGAGGGTTGTCCGAAGGGAGGCCGTGGCCGGATTGGTGAACGGGCTGATTTTTGCTGTGGTGATGGGCGTGATCGGCGTCTTGTGGTTCGGCACGCCGCTTTTGGGCGTTGTGATCGCCGCGGCGATGGTTGTGAACATGGTGGTGGCGGCACTTGCCGGCATCCTGATCCCCATCGGTCTGGAAAAATTGGGTGTGGACCCTGCGCTCGCCTCTGGTGCATTCGTTACCACGGTCACGGATGTCGTTGGCTTTTTTGCGTTTCTGGGGTTGGCGGCAGTGATGTTGATCTGA
- a CDS encoding SIMPL domain-containing protein (The SIMPL domain is named for its presence in mouse protein SIMPL (signalling molecule that associates with mouse pelle-like kinase). Bacterial member BP26, from Brucella, was shown to assemble into a channel-like structure, while YggE from E. coli has been associated with resistance to oxidative stress.) — MRFRKITAVMLGIVMLAQSPGYATEFIPQFSVTGIGRIAEAPDMATITLGVTQESETAADALTQMTNSSAAVFERLSPFAIEARDMQTSQLSMAPQWSRYKLRSGAEAQKITSYVASNLLTVRVRDLDKLGPIMDAVADAGANTFHGLRFEFSDPEPLMEKAREAAMLEALRRAKVIAATTGVELGRVLSMHESGGGEPRQQMMAEADMSSRRAMPVAAGEVSMNTSFTITYEVLN; from the coding sequence ATGCGTTTTAGGAAAATTACGGCAGTCATGCTTGGTATCGTCATGCTGGCGCAAAGCCCCGGCTATGCCACCGAGTTCATTCCGCAGTTCAGCGTGACCGGCATAGGGCGAATTGCCGAAGCGCCCGATATGGCCACCATCACGCTTGGCGTAACCCAAGAATCTGAGACCGCAGCGGACGCCTTGACCCAGATGACCAACAGCTCTGCCGCAGTGTTCGAGCGGCTCTCACCCTTTGCAATTGAAGCGCGCGATATGCAAACCAGCCAGCTTTCAATGGCCCCGCAATGGAGCCGGTACAAACTGCGTTCCGGTGCCGAGGCCCAGAAAATCACCAGCTATGTGGCGTCCAACTTGTTGACAGTACGGGTGCGCGATCTGGACAAGCTTGGGCCAATCATGGACGCTGTTGCCGACGCGGGGGCGAATACTTTTCACGGGCTGAGATTTGAATTTTCTGACCCTGAGCCTCTGATGGAAAAGGCTCGCGAGGCTGCGATGTTGGAGGCTCTTCGCCGCGCAAAGGTCATTGCCGCGACAACAGGGGTCGAGCTGGGTCGGGTCTTGTCTATGCATGAAAGCGGCGGCGGGGAGCCGCGTCAGCAGATGATGGCCGAGGCAGATATGTCATCGCGCCGCGCGATGCCCGTTGCCGCAGGCGAGGTCAGCATGAACACAAGCTTTACCATCACGTACGAGGTGTTGAACTAA
- a CDS encoding O-acetylhomoserine aminocarboxypropyltransferase/cysteine synthase family protein yields MSDTESYGFDTLQIHAGARPDPATGARNTPIYQSTAYVFRDAEHAAALFNLQEVGYIYSRLTNPTVAVLQERIATLEGGVGAVCCSSGHAAQIMALFPLMQPGCNVVVSTRLYGGTVTQFSQTIKRFGWEAKFVDMDDEKAVKAAIDDKTRAIFGEAIANPGGYIMDVRAIADIADAAGIPLIIDNTTATPYLHRPIEHGATLVVHSTTKYLTGNGTVTGGCVVDSGNFDWGASGKFPSMSEPEPAYHGLKFAETFGPLAFTFHGIAIGLRDLGMTMNPQAAHYTLCGIETLSLRMERHVENAEKIANWLEKDDRIDFVTYAGLKSSPYNKRVAKVCPKGAGALFTFAVKGGYEACVKLVDSLEIFSHVANLGDTRSLIIHSASTTHRQLTAEQQEAAGAAPNVVRVSIGTEDADDLIRDLDQALSKATS; encoded by the coding sequence ATGTCCGACACTGAAAGCTACGGATTTGACACGTTGCAAATACACGCGGGCGCCCGCCCGGATCCGGCGACCGGGGCGCGCAACACGCCAATCTACCAATCGACCGCCTACGTGTTCCGCGACGCCGAACACGCCGCCGCCCTCTTCAACCTGCAAGAAGTGGGCTACATCTATTCCCGCCTGACCAACCCGACGGTTGCCGTGCTGCAGGAACGCATCGCCACGCTTGAAGGTGGTGTCGGCGCAGTCTGCTGCTCGTCCGGCCACGCGGCGCAGATTATGGCGCTGTTCCCGCTGATGCAGCCGGGCTGCAATGTGGTGGTCTCCACCCGGCTTTATGGTGGCACGGTCACCCAGTTCAGCCAGACCATCAAACGCTTTGGTTGGGAGGCCAAATTCGTCGACATGGATGACGAGAAGGCCGTCAAAGCCGCCATTGACGACAAAACCCGCGCGATCTTTGGCGAGGCCATTGCCAACCCCGGCGGCTACATCATGGATGTGCGCGCCATTGCCGACATCGCGGATGCCGCGGGCATTCCGCTGATCATCGACAACACCACGGCCACCCCCTATCTGCACCGCCCGATCGAACATGGGGCGACGCTGGTGGTCCATTCCACCACGAAGTACCTGACCGGCAACGGCACAGTAACGGGCGGCTGCGTCGTTGATTCAGGTAATTTCGACTGGGGCGCGTCTGGCAAATTTCCTTCCATGTCAGAGCCTGAGCCTGCCTATCACGGCCTCAAATTTGCCGAGACATTCGGCCCTCTGGCCTTCACCTTCCACGGAATCGCCATCGGGCTGCGTGATCTGGGCATGACCATGAACCCGCAGGCCGCACATTACACGCTGTGCGGGATTGAGACGCTGTCGCTGCGCATGGAACGCCATGTCGAGAATGCTGAGAAAATCGCCAACTGGCTGGAAAAAGACGACCGTATCGACTTTGTGACTTATGCGGGCCTGAAATCCTCACCCTATAACAAGCGGGTCGCCAAGGTCTGCCCGAAGGGCGCGGGCGCGCTGTTCACATTCGCGGTCAAAGGTGGCTACGAGGCATGCGTAAAGTTGGTCGATAGCCTCGAGATATTCTCGCATGTCGCCAACCTTGGCGACACACGGTCGTTGATCATCCACTCCGCCTCCACCACGCACCGCCAGTTGACGGCAGAGCAGCAGGAAGCCGCAGGTGCTGCCCCGAATGTGGTACGCGTGTCCATCGGCACAGAAGACGCTGACGACTTGATCCGCGACCTCGATCAGGCGCTGTCCAAGGCGACAAGCTGA
- a CDS encoding lytic transglycosylase domain-containing protein, with protein sequence MNRRAFLVAGLALSACGRSDPPPAAPSAAALYPGETPQMRALIVKWAAIHDIPESLLHRVIQRESDYRADARNGPYWGLMQILPQTARTMGHRGPPSSLLDAETNLKYAGKYLRGAWLVSDGDEATAVSWYARGYYYEAKRRGMLVETGLRPA encoded by the coding sequence ATGAACAGACGCGCATTTCTTGTTGCCGGCCTTGCGCTCTCAGCCTGCGGCCGGTCCGACCCCCCTCCTGCAGCGCCTTCAGCGGCCGCTCTCTATCCTGGGGAAACCCCGCAAATGCGCGCGCTCATTGTGAAATGGGCCGCCATCCACGATATTCCCGAAAGCCTGCTGCACCGTGTCATCCAGCGCGAAAGCGACTACCGCGCGGACGCCCGAAATGGCCCCTATTGGGGGCTAATGCAGATATTGCCGCAAACGGCACGCACGATGGGTCATCGCGGCCCGCCATCCTCGCTGTTGGATGCGGAAACAAATCTGAAATACGCGGGCAAGTACCTGCGCGGCGCGTGGCTGGTGTCTGACGGGGACGAGGCGACCGCCGTCAGCTGGTATGCCCGAGGGTATTACTACGAAGCCAAGCGCCGTGGCATGTTGGTCGAAACCGGATTGCGCCCCGCCTAG
- a CDS encoding VOC family protein, translating into MLTPFHLAYHVTDLEAARRFYGGVLGCAEGRSTDSWVDFDFFGHQISLHLGAPFENANTGKVGDHMVPMPHLGLVLGYDDWRTLADRLQAARTEWVLEPSVRFEGEPGEQWTMFFRDPSGNPIEIKGFKDLSGVFAG; encoded by the coding sequence ATGTTGACACCTTTCCATCTCGCCTATCACGTCACAGATCTTGAAGCCGCCCGCCGATTTTATGGCGGCGTTCTGGGGTGCGCGGAGGGCCGTTCCACCGACAGCTGGGTCGACTTTGACTTCTTCGGCCATCAAATATCGCTGCATCTTGGCGCACCTTTCGAAAATGCCAACACCGGCAAGGTTGGCGACCATATGGTGCCTATGCCTCATCTCGGGCTCGTTTTGGGATATGATGATTGGCGAACGCTCGCGGATAGGTTGCAGGCCGCGCGCACTGAATGGGTGCTGGAGCCGTCCGTGCGGTTCGAAGGGGAACCGGGAGAGCAATGGACCATGTTTTTCCGTGATCCATCCGGAAACCCTATAGAGATCAAAGGGTTCAAAGACCTAAGTGGCGTGTTCGCAGGCTAG
- a CDS encoding CoA-binding protein, protein MTYTDEHIRSVLTTTKVVACVGVSMNPVRPSYYVARYLSLKGFTVFGINPGHAGKMLFGQTIHASLSDIPKGAKIGMVDIFRKPDAVPAIVDEALEQLPELRTIWMQIGVSHEGAAAKAEAAGKVVIQNRCPKIEYQRLFGELRMGGFNTGVISSRL, encoded by the coding sequence ATGACCTACACTGATGAACATATTCGCAGCGTGTTGACCACGACCAAGGTGGTGGCCTGCGTCGGCGTCTCGATGAACCCGGTGCGTCCCAGCTATTACGTGGCCCGATACCTGTCGTTGAAGGGGTTCACCGTTTTTGGCATCAATCCGGGCCACGCCGGAAAGATGCTGTTTGGTCAGACCATCCATGCCTCTCTATCGGATATTCCGAAGGGCGCAAAAATCGGCATGGTGGACATCTTCCGCAAGCCTGACGCGGTGCCCGCCATTGTGGATGAAGCGCTAGAGCAGCTGCCGGAACTGCGCACCATATGGATGCAAATTGGGGTAAGTCATGAAGGTGCCGCGGCAAAAGCAGAAGCCGCGGGAAAGGTTGTCATTCAGAACCGGTGCCCGAAAATCGAATATCAGCGGCTGTTTGGCGAGCTGCGGATGGGCGGGTTTAACACCGGCGTCATCTCGTCGAGGCTCTAG
- the rlmB gene encoding 23S rRNA (guanosine(2251)-2'-O)-methyltransferase RlmB, whose translation MKQKKPAWVVQKERDKRASAAETVWLFGIHAVRDALENPMRERLRLVVTKNAFDRLADVIAASGMEPEISDPRKFAAPIDPQSVHQGAALEVKPLDWGNLSDICAPRGQPARVILLDRVTDPHNVGAILRSAEVFGARAVVAPHRHSAPETGALAKTASGALERQPYLRIKNLATTMEALREMGYTLLGLDGEADGTLHEAIQGNNGAIALVLGAEGPGLRDKTKETCDQLVRIDASGGFGSLNVSNAAAVSLYEVQVKS comes from the coding sequence ATGAAGCAGAAAAAACCCGCATGGGTCGTCCAGAAAGAGCGCGACAAACGCGCGTCCGCCGCTGAAACCGTTTGGCTCTTTGGCATCCACGCCGTGCGCGATGCGTTGGAAAACCCGATGCGCGAAAGGCTGAGGCTGGTCGTGACCAAGAACGCCTTTGACAGGCTCGCGGATGTGATCGCCGCCTCAGGGATGGAGCCCGAGATTTCCGACCCGCGAAAATTTGCGGCCCCGATTGACCCTCAGTCGGTCCATCAAGGCGCCGCGCTGGAGGTCAAGCCGTTGGACTGGGGCAATCTGTCGGATATCTGCGCGCCGCGCGGGCAGCCCGCGCGGGTGATCCTGCTCGACCGGGTCACAGACCCACATAATGTGGGCGCAATCCTGCGGTCTGCCGAGGTCTTCGGCGCGCGCGCTGTTGTTGCCCCCCATCGTCATTCCGCCCCGGAAACCGGAGCACTCGCAAAAACGGCATCCGGCGCTTTGGAGCGTCAGCCATACTTGCGCATCAAGAACCTCGCCACCACCATGGAGGCGCTGCGCGAGATGGGCTACACCCTGCTCGGGCTGGATGGCGAGGCGGACGGGACGCTTCATGAAGCGATCCAAGGCAATAACGGGGCAATCGCGCTGGTTCTGGGCGCGGAGGGGCCGGGCCTCAGGGACAAAACCAAAGAGACCTGCGACCAATTGGTCAGAATCGACGCTTCTGGCGGGTTTGGTTCACTCAACGTCTCGAACGCGGCGGCGGTGTCCCTATATGAGGTGCAGGTAAAGTCGTAA